The following are encoded in a window of Nitrospira sp. genomic DNA:
- a CDS encoding flagellar hook-length control protein FliK has translation MTQKKANSQVALVDNKGLPIVVDQSGNKATEHVDTRPVPIEAQAEATISSLPEPGAQRVAQVSTDTMVSDVKSTLVKVVATEGKNLPPAASPIDQPHAFAQPSGEQEDPSSKPQVVLPHEQYVNDERTEHISEWWADQHGRQPSTPENQASQMKADPLPVMNGQTVESFAVASQSQATLAPTTSSGSPTSHTHPPLPVVELSPQPLASTIRSVVVDVAQPDLGHVNIRVAMMNDSVHAHFSTDRTEVGQFLINGQDRLQTTLQASGLDMGQFRVDIDRQNGGRSFQQGLFQEQGQSGHQGFQGGAKEQAQGWSDDTRSLLQGRLNLVA, from the coding sequence ATGACTCAGAAGAAAGCCAATTCGCAAGTTGCGTTAGTTGACAATAAGGGTCTGCCGATCGTGGTCGATCAGAGCGGGAACAAGGCAACCGAGCATGTTGACACTCGTCCAGTTCCCATAGAGGCGCAAGCGGAAGCGACCATTTCGTCTCTTCCCGAACCTGGCGCTCAGCGTGTGGCTCAGGTGTCCACCGACACGATGGTGTCAGACGTGAAGTCAACCCTCGTCAAGGTCGTCGCAACTGAAGGCAAAAACCTTCCACCCGCTGCTTCACCCATTGATCAGCCTCATGCGTTTGCACAGCCTTCCGGAGAGCAGGAAGACCCCAGTTCGAAACCACAAGTGGTACTTCCTCATGAGCAATATGTGAATGATGAAAGGACGGAACATATCAGCGAGTGGTGGGCAGATCAACATGGTCGACAACCAAGCACCCCTGAGAACCAGGCTTCTCAAATGAAAGCTGATCCTCTCCCCGTCATGAACGGTCAGACCGTGGAATCCTTTGCTGTGGCCTCACAGAGTCAGGCGACTCTGGCTCCTACAACGTCTTCTGGCTCGCCTACATCTCATACACATCCACCTCTGCCTGTTGTTGAGCTCAGTCCACAACCCCTTGCCTCAACGATTCGATCAGTGGTGGTGGATGTGGCTCAACCGGATTTGGGACATGTGAACATCCGCGTCGCCATGATGAACGATTCCGTCCATGCTCATTTCTCGACCGATCGAACCGAGGTTGGACAGTTTCTTATCAATGGACAAGACCGGCTTCAAACGACGCTGCAAGCGAGTGGACTTGATATGGGGCAATTCCGGGTCGACATCGATCGTCAGAATGGTGGGCGGTCGTTCCAACAGGGACTGTTTCAAGAACAGGGGCAATCCGGACATCAAGGATTCCAGGGGGGCGCGAAAGAGCAGGCTCAAGGATGGTCGGATGACACACGCTCTTTACTCCAGGGACGACTGAATTTGGTGGCCTAA
- a CDS encoding flagellar hook assembly protein FlgD — protein sequence MAEISGISSTATTSTSQQTGPKTLGQDDFLKLLVTQLKNQDPLKPTDNTEFISQLAQFSQLEQSSKQADLLQKSLDAQTASQEFSLVPMIGRTVTVGQPLIQLGSTPATFGYTLDKNATKVDISIIDSQGQVVRNLEYRDRSSGANVADWDGKNNNGVTMRSGLYRYVISATDLEGNAVKAEGRASLTVSGVRMDQGQAKLLVGDVAIDPSTVVELR from the coding sequence ATGGCCGAGATATCAGGAATCAGCTCAACAGCGACGACGTCGACATCGCAACAGACCGGGCCAAAAACGCTGGGGCAGGATGATTTTCTCAAGCTGCTGGTGACGCAGCTCAAGAATCAAGATCCGTTGAAACCGACCGATAATACGGAATTCATTTCCCAACTCGCTCAATTCAGCCAATTGGAACAGAGTTCGAAGCAGGCCGATCTTCTGCAAAAAAGCCTCGATGCGCAAACGGCCTCCCAAGAGTTCTCATTGGTTCCCATGATCGGACGTACCGTGACTGTCGGTCAGCCGCTTATTCAGCTCGGTTCTACACCGGCTACGTTTGGATACACGCTGGATAAGAACGCCACAAAGGTTGATATCAGTATCATAGATTCCCAGGGGCAGGTTGTGCGGAATTTAGAATATCGTGACCGATCATCTGGAGCCAATGTTGCCGATTGGGATGGCAAAAACAACAATGGAGTCACCATGCGATCGGGTCTTTATCGCTATGTTATTTCTGCGACGGACTTAGAAGGCAATGCCGTGAAGGCAGAGGGCCGTGCCTCTCTTACCGTGTCCGGTGTCCGAATGGACCAGGGGCAAGCCAAACTTCTTGTTGGTGATGTGGCAATTGATCCGTCCACAGTCGTCGAACTGCGATAA
- the fliE gene encoding flagellar hook-basal body complex protein FliE, whose translation MGQITGVTAGIAPIADVASVGSTGAAGRAGGPGFVDSLKSAIGNVNDAQREASRAVDALMTGDTQDIHRTMVALQQADVSFQLMMQVRNKLVAAYEEIQRMQI comes from the coding sequence ATGGGGCAGATTACGGGTGTGACGGCCGGCATCGCTCCCATCGCCGATGTCGCATCGGTCGGGTCGACGGGAGCAGCCGGAAGAGCGGGAGGCCCAGGCTTCGTCGATTCGCTCAAGTCGGCCATCGGCAACGTCAATGATGCCCAACGAGAGGCGAGCCGAGCGGTGGATGCGCTCATGACCGGCGATACGCAGGATATTCATCGGACCATGGTCGCACTGCAGCAAGCCGATGTGTCGTTTCAATTGATGATGCAGGTCCGAAATAAGCTCGTGGCTGCCTACGAGGAAATTCAACGGATGCAGATTTGA
- a CDS encoding sigma-54-dependent Fis family transcriptional regulator: protein MTDREKHTQTAEVGEEQERILVVDDDPSMRIALMETMRRLGYDVQGAADGTEALERLTKFRPWLVLTDLRMPRLTGLDLIKEMKARAPHTMIVLMTAYGTIETAVEAMKLGASEYLLKPFSMDVLERAIANLKVGREEGIGTGQPIHQVEHRALLSQDPGMVRLLSTIEGVASSQATVLIHGESGTGKELLARFIHLRSPRAHRPFIAVNCAALPDGLLESELFGHERGAFTGAVIRKVGKFEMAHTGTLLLDEISEMNLALQAKLLRVLQEREVDRIGGRDPVPVNIRVIATTNRMLYREVEQGRFREDLYYRLNVFPVTVPPLRERLADIPLLARHFVNQSAMRNGVPPPSLSDGAIAHLQRLPWKGNVRELENVMERALLLAGQGPILPGHCPPDRSEEMTIPLVRASQPANGSLWEMERELIFKTLARVKDNRTHAAKELGISIRTLRNKLREYREGEHSASSSL from the coding sequence ATGACTGACCGTGAGAAACACACGCAGACGGCGGAAGTCGGCGAGGAGCAGGAGCGCATTCTGGTCGTCGATGACGATCCGTCGATGCGCATCGCCTTGATGGAAACCATGAGGCGACTCGGTTATGACGTGCAGGGAGCGGCTGACGGAACGGAGGCATTGGAGCGCCTCACCAAGTTTCGTCCCTGGTTGGTGTTGACGGATTTGCGCATGCCGCGCCTCACCGGTCTCGATCTGATCAAGGAGATGAAGGCGCGTGCTCCTCACACGATGATCGTGCTCATGACGGCGTACGGGACGATTGAAACCGCTGTTGAGGCCATGAAACTGGGGGCCAGCGAGTATCTATTGAAGCCCTTTTCCATGGATGTGCTGGAACGAGCGATCGCCAATCTGAAAGTCGGTCGTGAGGAGGGGATTGGAACTGGGCAGCCTATCCATCAGGTAGAGCACCGAGCGCTGCTCAGTCAGGACCCCGGGATGGTGCGGTTGCTGAGCACGATTGAAGGGGTCGCCTCGAGCCAAGCCACGGTGCTTATTCATGGCGAAAGTGGAACGGGCAAAGAGCTGCTGGCACGGTTCATCCATCTGCGGAGTCCACGGGCCCATCGTCCGTTTATTGCCGTGAACTGTGCCGCGCTTCCCGATGGACTATTGGAGAGTGAACTCTTCGGACATGAGCGAGGTGCGTTTACCGGCGCCGTCATCAGAAAAGTCGGGAAGTTTGAGATGGCTCATACCGGCACGCTGCTCTTGGACGAAATCAGCGAGATGAATCTGGCCCTCCAGGCAAAACTGTTGCGTGTTCTGCAGGAACGTGAGGTCGATCGGATCGGTGGGCGTGACCCGGTTCCAGTCAATATTCGGGTCATCGCGACGACCAATCGTATGCTCTATCGGGAGGTTGAGCAAGGCCGTTTCCGTGAAGATCTCTACTACCGGTTGAACGTCTTTCCCGTGACGGTGCCTCCATTGCGTGAGCGCCTCGCCGATATTCCCTTGCTTGCACGTCATTTTGTGAACCAATCGGCGATGAGAAATGGTGTGCCACCGCCGAGCCTATCGGACGGTGCGATCGCGCACTTGCAGCGGTTGCCGTGGAAAGGAAATGTACGTGAGTTGGAAAACGTGATGGAACGAGCCCTGTTATTGGCCGGTCAGGGGCCCATTTTACCGGGACATTGCCCTCCGGACAGGAGCGAAGAGATGACGATCCCGCTTGTGCGCGCGTCACAACCGGCGAATGGCTCGCTGTGGGAAATGGAACGAGAGCTGATTTTCAAAACCTTGGCGCGTGTGAAAGACAATCGGACCCATGCGGCGAAAGAGTTGGGCATCAGTATTCGCACGCTCCGCAACAAACTTCGGGAATATCGGGAAGGAGAACACTCGGCCTCCAGTTCACTATGA
- the flgB gene encoding flagellar basal body rod protein FlgB, with product MTIFDRTMRLLERTLDLRSGRQRVIASNLANEETPGYRASELTFMDQLRSAHKGRLPIVLAATQSGHFGLQGPQGMQSVTGKLNEVPAGDIPLDANSVNLELEMAKLSENVMQYNAAATILAKKFNGLLSAIREGR from the coding sequence ATGACGATCTTCGATCGAACGATGCGGTTGCTGGAGCGTACGTTGGATCTTCGCAGTGGTCGGCAACGGGTGATTGCCTCGAATCTCGCCAATGAAGAAACTCCGGGGTATCGAGCGTCCGAGCTGACGTTTATGGATCAATTGCGGTCAGCACACAAAGGACGTCTCCCCATCGTCTTGGCAGCGACCCAGTCGGGACATTTCGGTCTACAGGGACCGCAGGGGATGCAGTCTGTCACTGGAAAACTCAATGAAGTGCCGGCCGGAGATATTCCTCTCGATGCCAACTCCGTGAATCTCGAATTGGAGATGGCGAAATTGTCCGAGAACGTGATGCAGTACAACGCCGCTGCCACCATCCTCGCAAAAAAGTTTAACGGACTGTTGAGCGCGATACGGGAGGGAAGATAA
- the flgC gene encoding flagellar basal body rod protein FlgC gives MEMSDSLAVSVSGLDAQRRRLNVIASNLANAQSTKTPSGGPYKRRDVVFRSTAVPSAFQRSFRQVALGPSAHALEGVSVSRVLEDPKPGQLIYDPHHPDADPKGFVKLPNVNVMEEMVNMIGASRAYEANVQAINATRAMWNKALEIGR, from the coding sequence ATGGAGATGTCCGACAGTTTGGCCGTTTCGGTTTCAGGGTTAGACGCTCAACGGCGACGACTCAACGTCATCGCCAGTAACCTTGCCAATGCGCAGTCGACCAAAACACCGTCCGGCGGTCCGTATAAACGCCGAGATGTGGTGTTTCGATCGACGGCCGTTCCCAGCGCATTTCAGCGATCCTTTCGGCAGGTCGCGTTGGGTCCCTCGGCCCATGCTCTTGAAGGGGTCTCTGTCTCACGGGTGCTGGAAGATCCTAAGCCTGGGCAGCTGATCTATGATCCGCATCATCCGGATGCCGATCCGAAAGGATTCGTCAAGTTGCCCAACGTCAATGTCATGGAGGAAATGGTGAATATGATCGGGGCGTCCCGTGCCTATGAGGCGAATGTGCAGGCGATCAATGCAACACGCGCCATGTGGAACAAGGCGCTGGAAATCGGGAGGTAA
- the fliF gene encoding flagellar M-ring protein FliF: MFSKFSINQRMIVLVALAGSIAGLIAIALWTQQPDMQVLFTHLGSEDAAAIIDKLKETKVPYETTGGGSTVLVPSDQVHELRLQLATQGLPHGGGVGFEIFDKTSIGMSEFVQKLNYRRALQGELARTIAQMPEVERARVHLAIPERRLFASEQEKARASVIVTLRGGQQLSPSQVQGVIHLVSSSVEGLQSRDVTVVDGHGRLLSTTATDETAGLTNTQLDYQRNIEKDIETRIQTMLERIVGPNKAVVRVSSVVDFRKVETTEERYDPNSQVVRSEQRGQEKSNGTNGVGGGVPGVQSNVPPGTDLEPSQTSSNSSQTKNETVNYEISRTVSKIVEPVGAIKQLSVAVLVDGVYETAKPTEGQTGEATTAARKYTPRSEEELKRIEDIVKKAMGFSAERQDQVQVVNVQFGTEPEEPQTAAAEAASEGLKPWMPYLRYGVGILLFAVILLFVVRPLLVMLGATTEQARAETSVAELSGATASAGSSLTSGPDRAQIIDMARKNPDATAVVVKEWLKNPT; the protein is encoded by the coding sequence ATGTTTTCCAAGTTCTCCATCAATCAACGGATGATCGTCCTTGTTGCGTTGGCGGGGTCGATCGCAGGATTGATCGCCATCGCATTGTGGACGCAACAGCCTGATATGCAGGTGTTGTTTACCCATCTCGGCAGCGAAGATGCCGCAGCCATCATCGACAAGCTCAAAGAAACCAAGGTGCCGTACGAAACGACTGGCGGGGGGTCGACCGTACTGGTGCCTAGCGACCAGGTTCATGAGCTGCGCTTGCAACTGGCGACTCAAGGGCTTCCCCACGGCGGTGGAGTTGGGTTCGAGATTTTCGACAAGACCTCGATCGGGATGTCTGAATTTGTTCAGAAGCTGAACTATCGTCGCGCGTTGCAGGGTGAGTTGGCGCGAACCATTGCGCAAATGCCGGAAGTGGAACGGGCACGCGTTCACCTGGCCATTCCGGAACGGCGATTGTTCGCGAGCGAACAGGAGAAAGCGAGAGCCTCCGTGATCGTGACGCTTCGTGGCGGACAGCAACTCTCACCATCACAAGTGCAGGGGGTCATTCATTTGGTGTCGAGCAGTGTGGAAGGGCTTCAATCTCGTGATGTCACGGTGGTGGACGGGCATGGACGTCTCTTGTCGACGACGGCGACGGATGAGACGGCCGGGCTTACCAATACGCAACTCGATTATCAACGAAACATTGAAAAAGATATCGAGACCCGCATTCAGACAATGTTGGAACGCATCGTCGGGCCCAATAAGGCAGTGGTGCGTGTATCCAGTGTGGTGGATTTCCGAAAGGTCGAGACGACGGAAGAGCGCTATGATCCGAATAGCCAGGTGGTGAGGAGCGAACAGCGAGGCCAAGAGAAGTCCAACGGGACCAATGGGGTCGGTGGTGGCGTGCCCGGTGTTCAATCGAATGTGCCGCCGGGGACGGATCTTGAGCCGTCACAAACCAGTTCGAACAGTAGTCAAACCAAGAACGAAACCGTGAACTATGAGATCAGCCGTACCGTCTCAAAAATTGTGGAACCTGTCGGAGCCATCAAGCAGTTGTCCGTCGCCGTGTTGGTCGACGGGGTGTATGAAACGGCAAAACCCACTGAGGGCCAGACGGGGGAGGCAACGACTGCAGCACGAAAATATACGCCACGATCGGAGGAGGAGCTCAAACGTATCGAAGACATCGTGAAGAAGGCGATGGGGTTCTCGGCTGAGCGACAAGATCAGGTACAAGTCGTGAACGTTCAGTTTGGAACCGAGCCGGAAGAACCGCAGACCGCCGCGGCAGAAGCCGCGTCCGAGGGACTGAAACCCTGGATGCCCTACCTTCGCTATGGGGTCGGCATTCTACTCTTTGCCGTCATTCTGTTGTTTGTCGTGCGGCCGTTGCTGGTTATGTTGGGGGCAACGACGGAACAGGCGCGGGCAGAGACGTCTGTGGCTGAGCTTTCCGGTGCAACCGCATCGGCTGGATCGAGCTTGACGAGTGGTCCGGATCGAGCCCAAATCATTGATATGGCCAGAAAGAATCCTGATGCGACGGCGGTGGTCGTCAAAGAATGGTTAAAGAATCCAACGTAG
- a CDS encoding flagellar FliJ family protein, translating to MSLDSIRKVHAQTVELLMMELSDIAHTLTRSEEQYRSMEIQIQRDAETYAQRTRQGITIEELLEWQGKMSAHRDALQEVHASINRATGLWQQTQERLIQARQECKLLERVAERRKTAVCAVMARREQRETDEAAHRQVSIRGNGKS from the coding sequence ATGAGTCTTGATTCAATCCGGAAGGTGCACGCGCAGACCGTTGAGTTACTGATGATGGAACTGTCCGATATTGCCCACACACTCACACGTAGTGAAGAGCAGTATCGCAGTATGGAAATTCAGATTCAGAGGGATGCCGAGACCTATGCACAACGGACCAGGCAGGGCATAACGATCGAGGAACTGTTGGAATGGCAGGGGAAAATGAGTGCCCATCGGGACGCGCTGCAGGAAGTCCATGCCTCGATTAATCGTGCGACTGGTTTATGGCAGCAGACCCAGGAGCGTCTTATTCAAGCCAGGCAGGAGTGCAAGCTTCTTGAGCGAGTTGCTGAACGGCGGAAGACAGCCGTGTGTGCGGTGATGGCCAGACGGGAGCAACGAGAGACGGATGAAGCGGCACATCGTCAGGTCTCCATTCGAGGAAACGGCAAATCATGA
- a CDS encoding response regulator has product MAASAMPAVTTHKRERSQVQGTVLVVDDEESIRNLFLELFGSEGISVRVASSGQEAMAMVKQIAPTLLIVDVLLPDGDGIAVLEEVQKIDNRIIGAVMTGAATIELAVRAMKAGALEFFLKPFQTEVLIAAVRRLLGIHRARAENSVVKHATVQSGAVRLQNLPFHTFEEGGVSRRADGPEEYARGMADGRREVEVQRRQDLTVLINAAQQFDMASKTVRQTMEEDVIRLAFQVASKILHESADSCKEQIIVQAKAGINALRDAESVLIQVHPLDVSVLEAAKAELLSERDTALVINVEAVPSLPRGSCLLHTSTRLVDASLDTQLARLGHAVQHRGQRES; this is encoded by the coding sequence GTGGCAGCATCGGCTATGCCGGCGGTGACCACTCACAAGCGAGAACGTTCCCAGGTTCAGGGCACTGTCCTTGTCGTCGATGACGAGGAAAGCATTCGGAACCTCTTCCTGGAACTATTCGGGTCGGAGGGCATCAGTGTCCGCGTTGCCAGTTCAGGACAGGAAGCGATGGCGATGGTCAAGCAGATAGCGCCGACTCTGTTGATTGTCGATGTGTTGCTGCCGGATGGAGACGGCATTGCCGTTCTGGAAGAAGTACAGAAAATCGACAATCGGATCATCGGAGCGGTGATGACTGGTGCGGCGACCATCGAGCTTGCTGTCCGAGCGATGAAGGCCGGGGCTCTGGAGTTCTTCTTGAAGCCGTTTCAGACTGAGGTGCTCATTGCCGCAGTCCGTCGTTTGCTGGGGATTCATCGTGCACGGGCGGAGAATTCGGTGGTGAAACATGCGACCGTGCAGTCTGGTGCGGTTCGACTGCAGAATTTGCCCTTTCATACATTTGAAGAGGGAGGGGTATCACGAAGAGCTGATGGGCCGGAGGAATACGCACGCGGAATGGCGGACGGACGGCGGGAAGTGGAGGTCCAACGGCGGCAGGACCTGACCGTGCTGATCAATGCCGCCCAACAGTTTGACATGGCGAGCAAGACGGTGCGGCAGACGATGGAAGAGGATGTGATCAGACTCGCGTTTCAAGTGGCCTCCAAAATCCTGCACGAGTCGGCCGACTCGTGCAAGGAACAAATCATTGTCCAGGCTAAGGCTGGAATCAATGCGCTGCGAGACGCTGAGAGCGTGCTGATACAGGTACACCCATTAGACGTCAGCGTGTTGGAGGCTGCCAAGGCTGAGCTGTTGTCAGAACGGGACACCGCTTTGGTGATTAACGTGGAAGCCGTCCCATCACTCCCACGGGGAAGTTGTCTTCTGCATACGAGTACGCGATTAGTCGATGCGTCCCTTGATACGCAGTTGGCCCGGTTGGGCCATGCCGTGCAGCATAGGGGCCAACGTGAGTCTTAG
- a CDS encoding FliI/YscN family ATPase, giving the protein MPCSIGANVSLSHFIEHVEPLEISGRVAQAVGMVVEGYGPMTTVGELCHITREVGEGPIIAEVVGFRGDRVLLMPLGEMRGIGPASRVTMTGQVASLAVGPDLLGRILDGCGNPIDGKGTVKTSQWYPLHAEAPNPLQRARIQDPLDLGVRSINGFLTCGRGQKMGIFSGSGVGKSVLLGMISRYTKADVNVIALIGERGREVNEFLERDLGAEALARTVVVVATSDQAPLIRLRAALVATTIAEYFRDAGQQVLLLMDSLTRLAYSQREVGLAIGEPPTTKGYTPSVFALLPKLLERVGTGPGPGTITGLYTVLVDGDDLSDPIADTARSILDGHIVLSRTLAARNHFPAIDLLQSTSRVMRDIVGKAHHDAARRVLELVARYQQSEDLVLLGAYKSGMNAGLDKAVQAQDAINGYLRQAIDQPASLASSVQELEVLARQAA; this is encoded by the coding sequence ATGCCGTGCAGCATAGGGGCCAACGTGAGTCTTAGCCATTTCATCGAGCACGTTGAACCCCTTGAGATCTCAGGACGTGTGGCTCAGGCCGTAGGGATGGTGGTCGAAGGATATGGTCCGATGACGACCGTCGGCGAGCTCTGCCATATCACGAGGGAGGTGGGTGAGGGCCCGATCATCGCAGAGGTGGTCGGATTTCGTGGAGATCGTGTGCTCTTGATGCCGCTTGGAGAAATGCGCGGAATCGGACCTGCCAGCCGCGTCACCATGACAGGGCAGGTGGCGAGTCTGGCGGTCGGACCTGACTTGTTGGGTCGGATTCTGGACGGATGTGGGAACCCAATTGACGGGAAGGGGACCGTGAAGACAAGCCAGTGGTATCCACTACACGCCGAGGCACCGAACCCACTCCAACGGGCCCGTATCCAGGATCCACTTGATCTTGGCGTTCGATCGATCAATGGATTCCTGACTTGCGGACGCGGGCAAAAGATGGGGATTTTTTCAGGATCAGGGGTCGGAAAGAGTGTGCTGCTTGGGATGATCAGCCGCTATACCAAAGCGGATGTCAATGTTATTGCCCTGATCGGGGAACGAGGGCGAGAGGTGAACGAGTTTCTTGAGCGTGACCTGGGAGCGGAGGCGCTTGCGCGGACCGTTGTGGTCGTCGCCACCTCAGACCAGGCCCCTTTGATACGTCTGCGCGCTGCGTTGGTGGCCACGACGATTGCCGAGTATTTCCGTGATGCCGGACAACAGGTTCTCTTGTTGATGGATTCACTCACACGATTAGCCTATAGCCAGAGAGAGGTCGGATTGGCCATCGGCGAGCCACCGACGACAAAGGGGTATACACCGTCTGTGTTCGCACTCCTGCCGAAACTCTTGGAGCGTGTGGGAACAGGGCCGGGGCCTGGAACGATTACTGGCCTGTACACAGTGTTGGTAGACGGCGATGACCTGAGTGATCCCATTGCCGATACGGCCCGTTCGATCTTGGACGGCCATATTGTGCTGTCACGCACCTTGGCTGCGCGCAATCACTTCCCGGCCATTGATCTGCTCCAGAGCACAAGCCGTGTCATGCGGGACATCGTCGGCAAAGCACACCATGATGCCGCCAGACGGGTTCTTGAATTGGTGGCTCGGTATCAGCAGTCCGAAGACCTCGTGTTATTGGGCGCTTACAAGTCTGGAATGAATGCGGGACTCGACAAAGCCGTTCAAGCCCAAGATGCGATCAACGGGTATCTCCGACAAGCGATCGACCAGCCGGCGAGCTTGGCGTCATCGGTGCAGGAGCTGGAGGTGCTCGCCAGGCAGGCGGCATGA
- the fliG gene encoding flagellar motor switch protein FliG produces MAHTLTGEQKAAILLRAIGEEAAAQVMKQLDPKEIKKLGSFMSGTAQISREDEEAVISDFQTASASGGVQFQGREFIKTVLTKALGPEKAARIMESMTQKNYPGIEALKWVDVKTLTQMLKIEHAQTVAVILAHLESDQAGQVLASLPEDMRGDVALRLATMEEVQPDVLEELSDTLQETLLTGTGGGAHSVGGAEVIANILMRMDKTNEGGIMARITEKSQTLADNIRALMFVFDDMVKVDDRGIQELMKEISKEDLPVALRGANPEVKDKFLKNMSSRAAEMLKDDMEARGPVKVSDVEKSQQNILKVCRKLEEEGRIVIAGVGEEML; encoded by the coding sequence ATGGCACATACACTGACTGGTGAACAAAAAGCGGCGATTCTGCTTCGTGCGATCGGAGAAGAAGCGGCGGCCCAAGTCATGAAGCAACTGGATCCGAAGGAGATCAAGAAGCTGGGAAGCTTCATGAGCGGGACTGCCCAGATTTCCCGGGAGGATGAAGAAGCGGTCATTTCAGACTTCCAGACGGCGAGCGCTTCCGGCGGCGTTCAATTTCAAGGGCGAGAGTTCATCAAAACCGTGCTGACAAAGGCACTGGGGCCAGAGAAAGCGGCGCGGATCATGGAGTCGATGACGCAGAAAAACTATCCTGGGATTGAGGCCTTGAAGTGGGTCGACGTGAAAACGCTCACGCAAATGTTGAAGATAGAACATGCGCAAACAGTCGCCGTGATTCTTGCGCATCTGGAGAGCGACCAGGCCGGGCAGGTCCTGGCCTCGCTCCCCGAGGATATGCGAGGGGATGTCGCGCTTCGGCTTGCCACAATGGAAGAGGTGCAGCCGGATGTGTTGGAGGAACTGAGCGATACGTTGCAGGAAACCTTGTTGACGGGCACAGGGGGGGGCGCACATAGCGTCGGAGGGGCCGAAGTTATCGCCAATATTCTGATGCGAATGGATAAAACCAATGAAGGCGGGATCATGGCTCGTATCACGGAGAAAAGCCAAACGCTCGCCGATAACATCCGGGCGCTGATGTTTGTTTTTGACGACATGGTGAAAGTGGATGATCGTGGAATCCAGGAACTCATGAAGGAAATCAGCAAGGAAGACTTGCCCGTGGCTCTGCGCGGCGCAAATCCGGAGGTGAAGGACAAGTTCTTGAAGAATATGTCGAGTCGTGCTGCAGAAATGTTGAAGGATGATATGGAAGCCAGGGGACCGGTTAAAGTGTCGGATGTCGAAAAATCGCAACAAAATATCCTGAAGGTCTGTCGAAAACTGGAGGAAGAAGGCCGTATTGTCATCGCCGGGGTCGGAGAGGAGATGCTCTAG